From the Photobacterium sp. GJ3 genome, one window contains:
- the bcsQ gene encoding cellulose biosynthesis protein BcsQ, giving the protein MTANLAQALRLIQKNVLVVDADPANVLRLHLGMPLSEKQGWAPLVCTGENWQSAGFESPSGVAFLPFGQLQQPLQQQMNTCRIQSLSELAASLCRIEFPAHAEHWQLFHFAPSDLHELSSLAQTHQFDLVLVVMTPEASAYSLLSQTSDALAESGSSQQRWPRIRYVLNQYQPETEISRDFTLVLKEELGTQLSSVVLHRDTALLDSVANLTTVQQFSPSSQAARDYQSLALWCVSQLAAEASER; this is encoded by the coding sequence GTGACGGCGAATCTGGCGCAGGCACTTCGGCTGATTCAGAAAAATGTGCTGGTGGTGGATGCCGATCCGGCAAATGTACTGCGCTTGCATCTCGGCATGCCACTGTCGGAAAAACAAGGCTGGGCACCGCTTGTCTGCACGGGTGAAAACTGGCAGTCGGCTGGGTTTGAAAGCCCTTCTGGTGTGGCATTTCTGCCGTTTGGCCAATTGCAACAGCCTCTGCAGCAGCAGATGAACACCTGCCGGATTCAGTCTCTGTCTGAACTGGCAGCATCGCTGTGCCGGATTGAATTCCCTGCGCATGCAGAACACTGGCAACTGTTTCATTTTGCACCGTCAGATTTGCACGAGTTGAGCTCTTTGGCGCAAACCCATCAGTTTGATCTGGTGCTGGTTGTGATGACGCCTGAGGCTTCAGCTTACAGTCTGCTTTCGCAAACGAGCGATGCACTGGCGGAGTCGGGCAGTTCCCAGCAACGCTGGCCACGCATCAGATACGTGCTGAACCAGTACCAGCCGGAAACCGAGATCAGCCGGGATTTTACCCTGGTTCTGAAAGAAGAACTGGGGACGCAGTTGTCCTCTGTTGTGTTACACCGGGATACCGCACTGCTCGACAGCGTGGCGAACCTGACCACAGTGCAGCAATTTTCGCCCAGCAGTCAGGCGGCGCGGGATTATCAGTCGCTGGCGCTCTGGTGTGTCTCACAACTTGCCGCAGAAGCCAGTGAACGATAA
- the bcsE gene encoding cellulose biosynthesis protein BcsE: protein MSDFQGVQPFQEMKELQSVYVYLFGHKQIAIDLLTQNKTQNNNTTFTFVTDKDSFYSGLNPSVTSALEYSVRECGKQAYFLSKDMSGKTQSALKLIKDICRIRISRQSRMIILMPDTLIVNLMQNHRHSLLNLLNKHAIDRTATIELMIYGEQATSIRPALLAMNHCIRGLVSMTAINAHQCQYQLAFWANRQGVLSGQTFLLNRAENGHWLRTEPPLHPYLSDMQPDSEPSPIYLSDEALLDGEHTPDQVMRQISNEVLLTQTDFPASATLLLGCGSPTSIQPLAIACLRLRHQTGASLKIIIRETRQCLRYTDETFLLAAGVNLIVPANLPFSRLMSQVEAIQHQILVRTLPSDPDALLSLNLQYANRGYLDNQQFSQYSHLAMQHTAPAQLGFALVRLNLLPGMQAEECLKLCRIRRDGDVVTACHNALYVLFSAIRLTDVQTALNHIFDIPVRDLFQQIQIFQTQYDAERELQTVITQAVPLDNVSATVFEKEAFGESAQPEPARPSFFAIQKPIQLRGGK from the coding sequence ATGTCTGACTTCCAGGGCGTTCAGCCATTTCAGGAAATGAAAGAATTACAATCCGTTTATGTTTATTTATTTGGACACAAACAGATTGCAATCGATTTACTGACACAAAATAAAACACAGAATAACAACACAACGTTTACTTTTGTAACCGATAAAGATAGCTTTTACAGTGGATTAAATCCTTCTGTCACGAGTGCGCTGGAATATTCAGTTCGGGAATGTGGAAAGCAGGCTTATTTCCTGTCCAAAGACATGTCAGGAAAAACTCAAAGCGCATTAAAGCTCATCAAAGATATATGCCGTATACGGATTTCAAGGCAATCTCGCATGATTATCCTGATGCCCGATACCCTGATTGTCAATTTAATGCAAAATCACCGTCACAGTTTACTCAACCTGCTGAATAAGCATGCGATTGACAGAACTGCAACCATTGAACTAATGATTTACGGTGAGCAGGCAACCTCAATCCGCCCCGCCTTGCTTGCCATGAATCACTGCATACGCGGGCTTGTCTCGATGACGGCAATCAACGCGCACCAGTGTCAGTATCAGTTGGCCTTTTGGGCAAATCGGCAAGGCGTTCTGTCTGGTCAGACTTTTCTGTTAAACCGGGCGGAAAACGGACACTGGCTGAGGACTGAGCCGCCGCTGCACCCGTATTTGTCGGACATGCAGCCCGATTCAGAGCCGAGCCCGATCTATCTCAGCGACGAGGCATTACTCGACGGTGAACACACGCCGGATCAGGTGATGCGCCAGATCTCAAATGAGGTGCTGCTCACTCAGACAGACTTTCCGGCATCCGCCACCCTGCTCCTGGGATGCGGCTCACCGACGTCCATTCAGCCCTTAGCCATCGCTTGCCTCCGATTACGGCATCAAACCGGCGCATCGCTGAAGATCATCATCCGGGAGACCCGACAATGTCTGCGATACACCGACGAAACCTTTTTGCTGGCCGCGGGGGTGAACCTGATTGTACCGGCCAACCTGCCGTTCAGCCGGTTGATGAGTCAGGTGGAAGCCATTCAGCATCAGATTTTAGTCCGAACCTTACCCTCCGATCCGGACGCTTTACTGTCGCTCAACCTTCAGTATGCAAACCGCGGTTATCTCGACAATCAGCAATTCAGTCAATACAGTCATCTCGCCATGCAGCATACGGCCCCAGCACAGTTGGGATTTGCGCTGGTTCGGCTCAATCTGCTGCCGGGAATGCAGGCAGAGGAATGTCTCAAATTATGTCGGATCCGGCGGGATGGTGATGTGGTCACCGCTTGCCACAATGCACTCTATGTCTTGTTCAGTGCGATTCGTCTGACGGATGTGCAGACAGCCCTGAATCATATCTTTGATATTCCGGTCCGGGATCTGTTTCAGCAAATTCAGATCTTTCAGACGCAGTACGACGCAGAGCGCGAACTCCAGACCGTGATCACGCAGGCTGTCCCGCTGGATAATGTGTCAGCGACCGTCTTTGAAAAAGAAGCATTCGGTGAGTCAGCGCAGCCTGAGCCTGCCCGACCTTCATTTTTCGCCATTCAGAAACCCATTCAACTGCGGGGTGGCAAATGA